The genomic region CCAAGACTCCAGAAAATCAAAGTGAACTTCAGACTGCTTTTAGTCATACGATCCGACTCCTTCCGACGATCGAAACGATCTTGAAAGTAAGACGTTCGAACCGAAACGGATCGACATTAACAAATGTTAATTTCTTTCGGTAACCGAAACGAGACGCAAATTCCGGCAACGCTTCTAAGAATTCCTTTTTTTTTGCAACCGGGTCTCTTATTTTGGCTCAGACAAAACGTATGAAGTCCAAAAAACGCCGCACAAACGAAAATCGAAAAGTAAACGATAAAAAATATTCCGCACCCGACGCGGAGCCGGGAGTTCATCCGGGAAGTTCCCTGAGAATTCGAAAAATTCTCCGCTGGTTCGGAAGAATCTACGGAAGCCTTCTGTACAAAACGGATTTAACGGGTCTTGAAAACGTTCCTAAAGAAGGATCGGTTCTCGTGTTGGTCAAACACCAACGAAACGACGACATTCCCGTCGGACTCGCAAAAGGTTTATACAAAGCGCGTTGGGATATCTGGGCGATCATGAAGGATTCCATGGCGGCTCCGATGTTCTTCGACTTCTTTTTAAAATGCGGAGGAATTCCTCTCAACAGACTCGAACCGCGTAAAAGCAAACGGGATCTGATGTTCGCAAGAAAAGTATTATACAACGGTAATATGCTCGTGATCTTTCCCGAACAAACCACGGTTCCTTACAAGATGGGAAAAGGAAGACCGGGCGCGTTCCGTTTTATCGTGGGCAAACCCGAAGCCCCTCTTCCCGTTTTATGCCTGGGACTCGACTACAGACCGGGAGGATTTTTACGCAGAACCAAACTTTCGATCCGAATCGGAGAATTAAAATATCTGAATCCGAATCAGGACCCGGAAGAATTCCTACACGAACGTATGCACGAAATTGCAAGTCTCACCAATATGACCTATCCATACGAATTCAAAAAATCTAAATTAGAAAGTTTTGAAGAACCGGATACGACGGCGGTAGAAACCACCGCATGAGAATCCCCGAAGCAAAAGGAAGCAAACGCGCCCTTCTCGTCGAGGGCGGCGGCATGAAAGGAGCCTTTGCGGGAGGAGCATTACATTCTTTGCATACTCTCGTATCTCCGAAACATTTCGATCTGGTCGTCGCGGTTTCATCGGGGGCTTGTTCTGCGGCGTATTACGTTACGATGCCGAAACCGGAACCCGAAAAAAGTCTGAAAACTCTCGCGATCTGGTATTTCGAACTCGCTGGAAGAAAACTGATTTCGCCGTTTCATCCGTTTCAGGGAAAGACTTTTTTGGATCAGGAATATCTCGTCGACGATCTTTTCGGACAGAAGTATCCTCTTCCTGCGGAGAATTTCGAGAAGTTCGGTTTGCCCGAGTTTCGAGTCGCGGTCAGCAATCTGCAAACGAGAACGATCGAATATGTGCGCGCGACTTCTTCGAATATATTCGATCTTTTGAAAGCGGCGACCTCTCTTCCGATCGCGACCCGAGGCAAATATAAGGTCGACGGAAGATTGTATTCGGACGCTGCGGTATTGAATCCGCTTCCTCTCGAAGATCTGATCGAAGCGGGATATACGGACATCACGGTCGTATTAAATTCTCCCGTGGAAAGGGTTTCTCCTCCGTTCAGTATGTTGACCAGTCTTCTTTCCTTTCCGAAGGACTGGAGAATGGCGAAGCTCATGAACCGTTGGCATCATCATCATTTTAACGTAGCCCGCGAAGTCGCATTAAAACCTCCGAAGGGTGTGCGGATTCATACGATTTCACCGGACGATTCTTTACCCGTGACGCTTGTGACGACTAACGGTTCTAAGTTGAAGGAAACCGTGGATCTCGGAATCAGCAAAGGAGAGGAAATCGGAAAACTTCTTTTGAAACTTTTTAACAAGGGTAAGAATGGAAAGAAGTCCGTCGCGTCCTCCTCGAACGGAACCGCTTCCGCGGTTCGCAAAGCTCCGGTTCGAAAACCGGCAGTACGTATCGCGTCTTCCAAAAAGAAAACGAGCGCGAAGAAAAAAAAATCAAAGTAAATTCTTTCTTACCGCGGTCTATTCATAGACCGCATTTCCCTCTCTACAAAGAAAAAACTCCGGTCGCAAATTTATGGACTTCTTAGGAACCACCGTGAAAAAAAACAAACAGCTTCCGCCGAAATTAATCGCCATTCTTCGATCGATCCGGGCGATCTCCATCGTATTCTTCACTT from Leptospira kmetyi serovar Malaysia str. Bejo-Iso9 harbors:
- a CDS encoding lysophospholipid acyltransferase family protein; amino-acid sequence: MKSKKRRTNENRKVNDKKYSAPDAEPGVHPGSSLRIRKILRWFGRIYGSLLYKTDLTGLENVPKEGSVLVLVKHQRNDDIPVGLAKGLYKARWDIWAIMKDSMAAPMFFDFFLKCGGIPLNRLEPRKSKRDLMFARKVLYNGNMLVIFPEQTTVPYKMGKGRPGAFRFIVGKPEAPLPVLCLGLDYRPGGFLRRTKLSIRIGELKYLNPNQDPEEFLHERMHEIASLTNMTYPYEFKKSKLESFEEPDTTAVETTA
- a CDS encoding patatin-like phospholipase family protein, encoding MRIPEAKGSKRALLVEGGGMKGAFAGGALHSLHTLVSPKHFDLVVAVSSGACSAAYYVTMPKPEPEKSLKTLAIWYFELAGRKLISPFHPFQGKTFLDQEYLVDDLFGQKYPLPAENFEKFGLPEFRVAVSNLQTRTIEYVRATSSNIFDLLKAATSLPIATRGKYKVDGRLYSDAAVLNPLPLEDLIEAGYTDITVVLNSPVERVSPPFSMLTSLLSFPKDWRMAKLMNRWHHHHFNVAREVALKPPKGVRIHTISPDDSLPVTLVTTNGSKLKETVDLGISKGEEIGKLLLKLFNKGKNGKKSVASSSNGTASAVRKAPVRKPAVRIASSKKKTSAKKKKSK